In the Triticum aestivum cultivar Chinese Spring chromosome 2B, IWGSC CS RefSeq v2.1, whole genome shotgun sequence genome, TTGTATGCACAAATTCTAGGCAGAAACAATTATAATAGCATATATAATATATTTTTCATCTATAAGATTGTATATGCATATATTTTATGCATAGATTATGGGCAACAACTATTACATCAACTGAAGCAACACAAGATTGGAGTACTGAAGCAACAACTATCCAGGAACAAATCTTTGATACACAAAATTGGATTACTGGCAAGTGAATGGACCAAAAACTAACTAAGCTAATCTACTTACAGTACTAACCAAGAGTACTCTACTAACCAACATACCTTCTCCTCAGCACACGCAAGAAAACATCTGCCTGTGTCCACAGATTCAAATGCAACAAGCCTGATGCAAGGTTGTTGATGCAGACAACAAGACGACAGTTCGTGAGCAATGCCACTCCATTCATAGCAAGAGATTGTCCTAGGAAGCTAACCAGCACATAAATTGCACAAATTAGCGACCTAGTTAAAAAATCCCCAAAtgatgaaccctaaccctagcgggATGAACCCTAATCCATGAGGGAGGCCAGAGGCGAACACGCATACCTGGCTAGTGACTTCTTCGCCGTCCAAAGAAGAGCTCGAGGACGGCTCGCTCCAAGAAACCATGGCGGAGCGGCGAAAGGCGGCGAGTCGACAGTGCCGGCGCCGGCGGTGGTCGGGGTCGAGAGAGAGGAGAGCGAGAGTGATGAACAGGTTGGTCTGGTTCGAACACCGACCGGTGCGGCCACTTAAACGGGCGCGCCGAAATGGCCGTCTCTCGCCGTCTAACGGCGTCCGTCAACACGCGCCACGTCAGCCCGAcaggcgggacccacctgtcggatTCGCTAttttctgggctaaaatgcaaCGTCATTGCTCCGCGTTACAGATTAGACCCATTGTTGGTGGTTTTGTATGCTCTGCCTCAAATATGGTATCGATCTGTTACCCTAGCCCAtaatgtggtggttttgggtaaataactctgTTTGGATGGTTACGAGGACAGAGGCATCTCTTGTCTAGTAGAGTTCAAACCCTAGGCTTGACATTGGCGCTCACTTTTTTTGGATTTACTTTAGGTCATGCGACAATGTACATTGAATGGGAGAAGACGTTTCCGTCGACTATGAAGAAATCTATGATGGCTTCATCAATCCCGTCGACTAAGGAGGAGCCAGAATTTATGTTAGGCTTCCTAGCAAGCCACGAGCCAATCTGACGGAGGGAAAACTGAGTATCACCAAGTCTTTACCATCACCTTTTTATTGGCAACCATTTCAGGTGTTGTTCGAGTCCATCAAGGCCTCTTCATGGACGACCTGTTGCATTCACAGTCAGCTCCAATAATAATCTCCATCTCTCTCGCAGTCCAACAACAATATAGTCAACAACACGCCACGTCCATCGGGATCAGGTGCGTCGTCACTATCGCCATTGTTACACAGATTGCTGCACGCCGTTAAGATCCGGGGCACCACCGGCATCCGTACGACAGCAACCCTGCCGGGATATATACGCTCTCCAAAGGGCGCGACGTGTTCGTTGAAGAACGCCGCTGCCAAGCAAGCCGGCAGCCGGACTGACCTGAGGCTAATACAACTCCCAAACTCTACTAGCATTGTTTCAGCTGCTACTTCACGCACCTGATTTCTGCCAACTTCTGAGATTTATTCCACTTTCCGCAGTTACAACTCACAACCATAAGATAAGATCCATACATGAAATTTATTCCACTTGATCCGTGCCATGCATTCATACATGTGTGCGTACAGCGCAACAATGCGGCATCTGAGCATCATGCATGTGCTGCTACTACGTACAGCGACTTTTAATTACTCAACCGCATGAGTGCTGGCTGGGAGCGTCTCGTTCTTTCCATGGAAGTTGATGCGGTTGTCGCGGCAGTCGACGAACTGGTAGTTGACGATGAGGTGGCCCCTCTGGTACCCCATGCCGTCGGTGTCGATCTTGACGAACACGGTGTCCCAGTCGAGGTCCAGCCCGCCGTTGGCGCACTGGTCCACGATCCTCGCCGTGATCTGCGCCCCCGTGCCCATGTTGGTCACCCGGATGCACCGCCCGCACGACGCCTGGCCGCGGGGGCCAGCGGGGCCGCAGAACGCCGTCCAGCCGTACTTGGACCGCCACGAGAACGGCTTGCCGGCGTCCCAGGTGGAGCAGTAGGCGCTCACGGCGGGGGCGCCCAGGTCCCAGCCGTTCTGACCTGGGCGGTAGTAGTGGTAGGTCGCCCGGACGTTGCTCGCCTGCTGCGCCGCGGCGGCCGCGGCACCGGCGCAAAGGAGCGCCGCCACGAGCGCAAGGCGTGCGGCCATCTTCGTCAACGCAGCAGAGGAGGGTGATCGTACCAGAGGATGTGAGGAGTGGTAGCTAGCAGGTGCTGACACTCGAATGGGAGTCGCTCTTCGCCACTACCATTTATTATATAGAGGTGGAATGGAACGCTGGAAATTAATATATGATAAGGTGATGGTAGACTTTTCTTCTCTTCGCAGCCTCCACGAATTTTCTACAAACTAGGAATCAATTGCATGAACAGCTCATAAGGACATGTGCAGATATGCTTTTAAGGGCTGTGGCACACGTGTCCTGCTACCTAGCTGGAAAATTTAGCAAAATTGTTACAAGTGTGGATGGATGCCTATGTAATCATGTCAGCGTGTCACTTTCTACAAATTTATGCGGCTGCAATTGCAAACACGTGGTCGAAAGCTAGAGGGAAGATATATCTTTGCGCATAATTGAAGTTTTAGATAAGATAGCTTGATTTATTGTTATGAGATAGAGTTCTCACAAATTCATTGAGATACCGACAACACCAACTGCCTAGAACAAGTCCAAAGAAAAAACGCGAAAACAAAAGCGAACCTCACATCTTCATAATTTCACTCGACATATAATCACAACAATTAGATTACAATTAATTATATAGTATATAGATGCTTCCGCTGCAATTTTTTGTATACCCACACTTCACATCGAAAAATCCACCAGGGCAGAAAGGCATGCGGCAACCCATTTGCTTTAAGATTGGTTTACTAGATAGTTTATGTCATTAGCTCTTAATCGCCGTACTGGGGTCCATGCTTGCCAGCTTTTGGCAGAGCTGCATGAGTCACCCACCCCACCTCTCATGTGTTTTCATTTTATCTCAAAATTTGAATCTATTGTATCTTCTGAACCAAAAGTCTAAATTAAGTTTCGTTTGCATATTCGTGTTCGTTGCAACAAGTCCTTTTGAACAAAATTAATTTTAAATACATTTATATATCTTTTTTTAAAATTTTATTaagtttcaaatattaaaactagaGAATCATCATAAGTTTCACCAAGTTACATTTGATAGGGGTATACGGTTTAGGACTTCCGGCTTAGGGCTTAGGGTTTCAGTTTTAGTCTTTGAAACTTGCTAAATTTATCATTCATTCTATTAAGTTTTACTAGTTGAAAGTCACTTAAGTTTTAGAATTTATCAAAACGTATTCAAAAGGGGCTTGTTTCAAAGCTTTCGACACAAGGGACATGAATATGCAAACGAAATATAAATTGAACTTTTGATTCAAAAGATGTAATAGATTCAAATTTACAAGTACAAATGAAAAGCATTGGAGGTGGGATGGATGGGGCATGTGGCCTATGCCAAAAGTTGTACCAAAAAGTTGCATGCATTCAGCAATTAAGCTCAAACCATAAACTACTTTTCGGATCTTGATGCAATCATGTGGCTACATGCACTCGTCTCCCGTCCCTGGGTGCCACAAATCGTCTTCAACTTTATATTGTAAGATCTAAACCCTTAATTACCCCCTGACTGGTCTCCCTCATGGCCTCTTAAGCGACACAGGCATACCCTTGATCGAGTTGCCAGGCCAGTTCCTTGCCTCCCTTCTCTCATCACTGTCATCGGAGGAAGTCGTTGGGCTAAGCCCACGCGGTTGATGGCAGCGGTAGGTGCTCGCGGTGGGGAAGGCATGCCCCCTCCTGCCCGGTGCAACAACTGCCGATGGTGCAATTGTTCCCTTGTTTGTGTCTCCAGCAGGTGGAAGACGCAACAACGTCGGTGCCAAGCTCCGGTGCTCCTGCCCCGCAGCTCATCCCAATTATTCGGGGTGGGTGCCCCCATTTTGGCTCTCTAGAGATTCGTCCCCACGAGCTAGCTGTTTGCTGACATTTGGTGGCTGCAGCGTCGGCCGGGACCAGATATTACTAGTTCGACCAGATCCAGCTCATTGTTATCTATTAGTGACGCTGTTGGTGGCTTCTGCATAGAGATGTCTTTATGCCATGATGAAGGTGCATTGATCGTCATGTTTGCGGGTAGGTGGCGCATTCGGGGCATCAGTTGTTTAGTCTGTAAGAAGTGTTTACCATGCAAATGAGCAAAAATATGTCTAGTCAAAACTAGCAACATATCCCTTGCAAATGCAGGTGCATCACCTTTTATTTGGTAAGAAGTGTTTGAGTTGTGTTTCCTTAGGTCCAAAGTGCAATTGCTCTTTCTCCCAACCAGTGGAAGTGTCTTTTATACAAGCATAGTTTCTGTAAAGCAAGTCTAGATAGTTGTCGCATAGTTGTGTGGCATCATCGACCGTTACGTTAAATTGCACTAGATTAGCGGCTAGAAGGAGATCGGAGATGGTCGTTTTGGTTTTCGTAGAAGGCCAAGGCTACACGTTAAAATTGTCCAACTATGATCATCCATAGAAAAGCAAAAAATTAGACACAAATCCTAGGGTAATCGACATCATCTTCCTTCTACACTTGACGACATTGAACCGCGAGAAATcaacattgataacccacaagtataggggatcgcaacaattttcgaggggagagtattcaacccaaatttattgattcgacagaaaGGGAGCTAAATAATATtcgcgagtattagcagttgagttgtcaattcaaccacacctgtaatATTCGCGAGTATCtacagcaaagtttttagtagcaaagtagtatggaaataacggtactggcagtaacagtagcagtagcaattttgtagcgattgtaacagcagcacgacgaaagtaacttagcaaagatcaatatgtgaaaagctcgtaggcgttggattagtgatggataattatgtcagatggcattcatcatgcaacagttataacctagggcgaaacagaactagctccagttcatcaatgtaaagtaggcatgtattccatatatagtcatatgtgcttatgggaaagggcttgcatgacatcttttgtcctatcctcccatggcagcggggttgTCAGCATTCTGGATAcggggggtacccagacttgcctgcctgtggcccgtggtatggctccatcggcggcctggtacggcccagtttTGACgtcaaccactcaagaccctcacgaggggccaggcctcgcgaggcggacaacaccaagacctccaaggggatcagcctcctcaggcgagatttctatgcaaggctcacctcgtgaggttcgggtgacgtgagccatgatgatcatgGCCAGGCAGGTGCCAACGTGCGCAGTTTAtgagtttcctctttggtgcaaaggaggcaagcagcaggcgtggagtcccgaggaagcagccaaagattttcattcccatgcaacaagaccaagactgccagggcggcaggacggaggtcatcgctgagcccaccgcatcgtcatgaccagaggcttttacagggaagaccactttagtcagcataagatgtacttgttgtctcccttcaaatttggtcgttgtgggatcccttcccgcctcgatttaggaagaggaccaaggccgctataaataggacctagccaccatggGCAAGAGAGGGAGAAggtggatcggatccattccaccctcaccagctcgccagctcacttgagcccaagaacacacctcctgatgTTGTTCTCCACTGTACCAGTTCCTTCTCagccctcgaggcaaatccaccacaaagtaggagtagggttttacactgcaaggtggcccgaacctgggtaaactgctatgTCCCGTTTCCTTCGAGCTCGACACGTTAGGCTATGAGATTAGCAAATCGGCAAacttgggagagagagagatcatcgcacgcaccctgatacgtctccaaagtatctataaattttgattgttccatgctattatattacctgttttggatgtttatgggctttactaaacacttttatataattttcgggactaacctattaaccggaggcccaacccaaattgttgttttcttgcctatttcagtgttttgaagtaaaggaatatcaaacggagtccaaacggaatgaaacctttgggagagttatttttggaacggaagcaatccaggagacttggagtggaagtcagggaagcttcgaggtggccacgaggcagggaggcacgccctacccccctggacgcgcccccaccctcgtgggcccctcgtggctcccctgaccgacttctttcgcctatatatgtccatataccctaaaaacatcggggatcatactagatcgggagttccgccgccgcaagcctctgtagccaccaaaaaccagttgggaccctgttccggaaccctgccggaggagggatccctcatcggtggccatcttcatcatcccggcgctctccatgacgaggagggagtagttcaccctcggggctgagggtatgtacgagtaggtatgtgtttgatctctctctctctctctcttgtgctcttgaggtggtacgatcttgatgtatcacgagctttgctattatagttggatcttatgatgtttctccccctctactctcttgtgatgaattgagttttccccttgaagttgtcttgtcggattgagtctttaaggatttgagaacacttgatgtatgtcttgccgtgcttacctgtggtgacgatgggatattcatgtgatctacttgatgtatgttttggtgatcaacttgtgggttcagtgaccgtgtgaacttatgcataggggttggcacacgttttcgtcttgactcttcggtagaaactttggggcactctttgaagttctttgtgttggttgaatagatgaatctgagattgtgtgatgcatatcgtataatcatacccacggatatttgaggtgacattggagtatctaggtgacattagggtatgttttgttgatttgtgtcttaaggtgttattctagtacgaactctatgatagatcaaacggaaggaatagcttcatgttattttactacggactcttgaatagatcgatcagaaaggata is a window encoding:
- the LOC123042684 gene encoding barwin, yielding MAARLALVAALLCAGAAAAAAQQASNVRATYHYYRPGQNGWDLGAPAVSAYCSTWDAGKPFSWRSKYGWTAFCGPAGPRGQASCGRCIRVTNMGTGAQITARIVDQCANGGLDLDWDTVFVKIDTDGMGYQRGHLIVNYQFVDCRDNRINFHGKNETLPASTHAVE